From one Candidatus Nanopelagicales bacterium genomic stretch:
- a CDS encoding peroxidase family protein: MTVTNPASARPDEGLTERADRLFRAGDYPAAADAYQQALDAATADGEREALQHKRDRARANAATGIGTSDQQEHVYDRLYRDQYLRSAPHPGTPQSTPPDTTHRRSALGAAANRAKVGFGRAAGAAGSFGLHSLTRVVGSRGVTGEVWTDWYSTGQSLPKALGKVLQVLKLAYMRESLFANNLVRTYPADAKTGFVDPPEEAPPTIERWRTADGSWNDTRLDPDGRPDPMVGAAYTRFFRNVGDDQGLAAVHPRQDPGTDPVNVREVSRRVFAPQGERALVPFLNLWAAVWIQFQNHDWVSHGTPETDRRARVPLAEDDPLRTYGIDHLDVPATPADLTRQPGEADNPPSFINEVTHWWDGSQIYGSDPETQRAIRAFEGGRLRVTEGDLLPVDETTGTELTGFSRNWWLALGAIHTLFVREHNAIADHLAEAYPDWDDEALFQTARLINTAVMAKIHTVEWTPAVLPNEMLTDGMKANWYGLITAARGGKRMEALEDIPISNRELGGILGNPQGTFAKYALSEEFTAVYRLHSLLPDSVRIFHHGETQPRADVPLLETRHHASHQLIQEHGVDNIALSMGIQNCNALVANNFPRALLDMSLHAEPVVDLGAIDLFRDRERGVPPYNQLRKELGLKRVPSFDDLTEDAEVAATLRDLYGQDEAGNDNIDDMDLLVGTLCEGHRPTGFGFGETLFQIFILNASWRLLGDRFYTDDYREEVYTREGLAWVDAADMKSVLLRHFPSLADTGLANVTNAFEPWDAGPLDPSRHPLREWDRNLRGDPWRGDAPTVLRTGSPAGG; encoded by the coding sequence ATGACCGTGACCAACCCTGCCTCCGCTCGCCCCGACGAGGGCCTGACCGAGCGGGCGGACCGGCTGTTCCGCGCGGGTGACTACCCCGCTGCGGCCGACGCCTACCAGCAGGCGCTCGACGCCGCGACGGCGGACGGCGAGCGGGAAGCCCTGCAGCACAAGCGGGATCGGGCCCGGGCCAACGCGGCCACCGGCATCGGCACCAGCGACCAGCAGGAGCACGTCTACGACCGGCTGTACCGCGACCAGTACCTCCGGTCCGCCCCCCACCCGGGCACGCCGCAGTCCACGCCCCCTGACACCACCCATCGGCGATCCGCGCTCGGTGCCGCCGCCAACCGCGCCAAGGTGGGGTTCGGCCGGGCCGCCGGCGCCGCGGGCTCGTTCGGCCTCCACTCGCTGACCCGCGTCGTGGGCTCCCGCGGGGTCACCGGCGAGGTGTGGACCGACTGGTACTCCACCGGCCAGTCGCTGCCGAAGGCCCTGGGGAAGGTCCTGCAGGTCCTGAAGCTGGCGTACATGCGGGAGTCGCTGTTCGCCAACAACCTGGTGCGCACCTACCCCGCCGACGCCAAGACAGGGTTCGTCGACCCGCCGGAGGAGGCACCGCCGACGATCGAGCGGTGGCGGACCGCCGACGGCAGCTGGAACGACACCCGGCTGGACCCGGACGGCCGGCCGGACCCGATGGTCGGCGCCGCCTACACCCGCTTCTTCCGCAACGTCGGGGACGACCAGGGCCTGGCCGCCGTGCACCCGCGCCAGGACCCGGGCACCGACCCGGTCAACGTCCGCGAGGTCAGCCGCCGGGTGTTCGCGCCCCAGGGTGAGCGCGCCCTGGTCCCGTTCCTCAACCTCTGGGCCGCGGTGTGGATCCAGTTCCAGAACCACGACTGGGTCAGCCACGGGACTCCGGAGACCGACCGGCGGGCCCGGGTCCCGCTCGCCGAGGACGACCCGCTGCGCACCTACGGGATCGACCACCTGGACGTCCCCGCCACGCCGGCCGACCTGACCCGCCAGCCCGGCGAGGCGGACAACCCGCCCTCGTTCATCAACGAGGTCACCCACTGGTGGGACGGCTCCCAGATCTACGGCAGCGACCCCGAGACCCAGCGGGCGATCCGCGCCTTCGAGGGCGGTCGGCTGCGCGTCACCGAGGGCGACCTCCTCCCCGTCGACGAGACCACGGGGACCGAGCTGACCGGGTTCAGCCGGAACTGGTGGCTGGCCCTCGGCGCGATCCACACCCTGTTCGTCCGCGAGCACAACGCGATCGCCGACCACCTCGCGGAGGCCTATCCCGACTGGGACGACGAGGCCCTGTTCCAGACCGCCCGGCTGATCAACACCGCGGTCATGGCCAAGATCCACACCGTCGAGTGGACGCCGGCCGTCCTGCCGAACGAGATGCTCACCGACGGGATGAAGGCCAACTGGTACGGCCTGATCACCGCCGCTCGCGGCGGCAAGCGGATGGAGGCACTGGAGGACATCCCGATCAGCAACCGGGAGCTCGGCGGGATCCTCGGCAACCCGCAGGGCACCTTCGCCAAGTACGCCCTCAGCGAGGAGTTCACCGCCGTCTACCGGCTGCACTCGCTGCTTCCCGACTCGGTGCGGATCTTCCACCACGGCGAGACCCAGCCGCGGGCGGACGTCCCGCTGCTGGAGACCCGGCACCACGCCTCCCACCAGCTCATCCAGGAGCACGGTGTGGACAACATCGCCCTGTCGATGGGCATCCAGAACTGCAACGCCCTGGTGGCCAACAACTTCCCTCGGGCTCTGCTGGACATGTCGCTGCACGCGGAGCCCGTCGTCGACCTCGGCGCGATCGACCTGTTCCGCGACCGCGAGCGCGGGGTCCCGCCCTACAACCAGCTGCGCAAGGAGCTGGGGCTGAAGCGGGTGCCGAGCTTCGACGACCTGACCGAGGACGCCGAGGTCGCCGCCACCCTGCGCGACCTCTACGGCCAGGACGAGGCCGGCAACGACAACATCGACGACATGGACCTGCTCGTCGGGACGCTGTGCGAGGGGCACCGGCCGACCGGATTCGGGTTCGGCGAGACGCTGTTCCAGATCTTCATCCTCAACGCAAGCTGGCGGCTGCTCGGCGACCGCTTCTACACCGACGACTACCGCGAGGAGGTCTACACCCGCGAGGGCCTGGCCTGGGTGGACGCCGCGGACATGAAGTCGGTGCTGCTGCGGCACTTCCCGAGCCTGGCCGACACCGGCCTGGCCAACGTCACCAACGCGTTCGAGCCCTGGGACGCCGGGCCGCTGGACCCGTCCCGGCACCCGCTGCGCGAGTGGGACCGCAACCTGCGCGGCGACCCGTGGCGCGGCGACGCCCCCACGGTCCTGCGGACGGGCAGCCCGGCCGGCGGATAG
- a CDS encoding patatin-like phospholipase family protein, which yields MPLPRSIQGVTRSLSPDQVRRTTLLFADPPPAALPPEERVTRAPIRPVDEPHPRYPWENLAFEGGGAKGYAYIGAVQVLEREGIYPQHVRRVAGTSVGSILAMFAAVGAPSDYMLERVPTDLPGLVMDGSGGKVGSVLRTAVTRGMHPGQRTYAFLGAVLEEHTGSADVTFAQLLERCGRELCVPVTNVTRMMTEYCHPKTTPNMPVRVAVRMSMSLPVLLQPVFLQHFGLDDTASAEVYVDGGLLCNNPTHAFDGWWLSMDRADAFLRRLQPLELAHESYPRSVRFSPANPKTLGFTLFSADEADITRAWVRPGGDPPPRPDTPAVHETEASEGKRARTSRIHQPLQRLLGVLDDYDVNQDGTISLDELTAAIEHGGISSVELLDIFGTTSVPEIFAAINEDGSDAIDFGELVNFIESVGVDVTTQLVGFPERPPKTLLEFAGNLLDAMSRDLTRANHTPDDRARTIPIATDYVGTQTFNLEPRDMEFLLESARRATKAFLLEYDSLHP from the coding sequence GTGCCGTTGCCTCGCTCCATCCAGGGGGTCACCCGGAGCCTGTCGCCCGACCAGGTGCGTCGGACGACGCTGCTGTTCGCCGACCCGCCGCCGGCCGCGCTGCCGCCGGAGGAGCGGGTGACGCGCGCCCCCATCAGGCCGGTGGACGAGCCCCATCCGAGGTACCCGTGGGAGAACCTCGCGTTCGAGGGCGGGGGAGCCAAGGGTTACGCGTACATCGGCGCTGTGCAGGTGTTGGAGCGGGAGGGCATCTACCCCCAGCACGTCCGTCGGGTCGCGGGGACCAGCGTCGGCAGCATCCTGGCGATGTTCGCGGCGGTGGGGGCACCTAGCGACTACATGCTCGAGCGGGTGCCGACCGACCTGCCCGGTCTGGTCATGGACGGGTCCGGCGGCAAGGTCGGCTCGGTCCTGCGCACCGCCGTCACCCGGGGGATGCACCCCGGGCAGCGGACGTACGCCTTCCTGGGGGCCGTCCTGGAGGAGCACACCGGCAGCGCCGACGTGACGTTCGCGCAGCTGCTGGAGCGGTGCGGACGCGAGCTGTGCGTGCCGGTCACGAACGTGACCCGGATGATGACCGAGTACTGCCACCCGAAGACGACCCCGAACATGCCGGTGCGGGTGGCCGTCCGGATGTCCATGTCGCTGCCGGTGCTGCTGCAGCCCGTGTTCCTGCAGCACTTCGGGCTCGACGACACCGCCAGCGCCGAGGTGTACGTCGACGGCGGCCTGCTGTGCAACAACCCCACCCACGCCTTCGACGGGTGGTGGCTGTCGATGGACCGTGCCGACGCCTTCCTGCGTCGGCTGCAGCCGCTGGAGCTCGCGCACGAGAGCTACCCGCGGTCGGTGCGGTTCTCACCCGCGAACCCCAAGACCCTCGGCTTCACGCTGTTCTCCGCGGACGAGGCCGACATCACCCGGGCCTGGGTGCGCCCGGGCGGCGACCCGCCGCCGCGGCCGGACACGCCGGCCGTCCACGAGACCGAGGCGTCGGAGGGCAAGCGGGCGCGCACGTCGCGCATCCACCAGCCGCTGCAGCGGTTGCTCGGCGTCCTCGACGACTACGACGTCAACCAGGACGGCACGATCTCGCTGGACGAGCTGACCGCGGCGATCGAGCACGGCGGCATCTCGTCGGTGGAGCTGCTGGACATCTTCGGGACCACCTCGGTGCCGGAGATCTTCGCCGCCATCAACGAGGACGGCAGCGACGCCATCGACTTCGGCGAGCTGGTCAACTTCATCGAGTCCGTCGGCGTGGACGTGACCACCCAGCTGGTCGGCTTCCCGGAGCGGCCGCCGAAGACGCTGCTGGAGTTCGCCGGCAACCTGCTCGACGCGATGAGCCGGGACCTCACCCGGGCGAACCACACCCCCGACGACCGCGCGCGCACGATCCCGATCGCCACCGACTACGTGGGCACGCAGACGTTCAACCTCGAGCCCCGGGACATGGAGTTCCTGCTGGAGTCCGCTCGCCGGGCGACCAAGGCGTTCCTGCTGGAGTACGACTCCCTGCACCCGTAG